Proteins encoded together in one Mobula birostris isolate sMobBir1 chromosome 7, sMobBir1.hap1, whole genome shotgun sequence window:
- the LOC140200833 gene encoding CXXC-type zinc finger protein 5-like yields MMSNASQPTEQQVTPSTDPTEKDLHKDDELTADLEKRSRSGIINEPISKVLKKPRSSTRFPTFGSGSSMNGQLQNGNILVNGKDSTVLQNSTTSKHKRASHMLDKSDRSLESSSEAQNEVHIIPSTDHQKQVEPEHIYLSSEREAGISDMEVVSAAEAISSPVDLPFMSGIPLNPGVFIMTPAGIFMADSALQMAGLVEYPLQNDLASAIHSGKKKRKRCGMCEPCRRRLNCEECSSCRNRKTGHQICKLRKCEELKKKPTAALEKVILPSGAAFRWFQ; encoded by the exons ATGATGTCTAATGCCAGCCAACCTACTGAGCAACAAGTCACTCCAAGCACAGAccctacagaaaaggatcttcaCAAGGACGATGAACTTACAGCCGATTTAGAAAAACGGAGCAGGAGTGGTATAATAAATGAACCGATAAGCAAAGTTCTAAAAAAACCTCGCTCTTCAACACGCTTTCCAACGTTTGGCAGTGGCAGCTCAATGAACGGGCAACTGCAAAATGGAAATATCTTAGTAAATGGAAAAGATTCAACAGTTCTTCAAAACAGTACTACCTCAAAGCACAAAAGGGCCTCTCACATGTTAGACAAATCCGATAGGTCACTGGAAAGTTCGTCAGAGGCACAGAATGAAGTGCACATCATTCCTTCTACAGATCATCAAAAGCAGGTGGAACCTGAGCACATTTACCTCTCCAGTGAGCGAGAAGCTGGTATTTCTGACATGGAGGTTGTATCAGCAGCTGAAGCAATAAGCAGTCCTGTTGATTTGCCCTTCATGAGTGGCATTCCATTGAATCCGGGTGTTTTTATTATGACTCCTGCCGGGATATTCATGGCAGATAGTGCGCTTCAGATGGCCGGTCTGGTAGAATATCCTTTGCAGAATGACCTTGCTTCCGCTATTCATTCTGGAAAGAAGAAGAGAAAGAGATGTGGCATGTGTGAACCCTGCAGAAGAAGATTAAATTGTGAGGAATGCAGTAGCTGTAGAAATCGCAAAACGGGCCACCAAATTTGCAAACTGCGAAAATGTGAGGAACTTAAAAAAAAGCCTACAGCAGCATTGGAG AAAGTGATTCTTCCGTCAGGAGCAGCGTTTCGATGGTTCCAATAG